A single Thiohalobacter thiocyanaticus DNA region contains:
- a CDS encoding V-type ATP synthase subunit F yields MSVPHYIGDADTAAALRLAGVQVYVPGEDEDAEALFQRRLAETDFLLLGTAFAQRLPPQTLKAALQAGQPLVAVIPDVLGAEDFIGESVRLRRELGWGSAT; encoded by the coding sequence ATGAGCGTACCGCACTACATCGGCGATGCCGACACCGCCGCCGCCCTGCGCCTGGCGGGCGTTCAGGTCTATGTGCCCGGCGAGGACGAGGACGCTGAGGCATTGTTCCAGCGGCGCCTGGCCGAAACCGATTTCCTGCTGCTGGGTACGGCCTTCGCCCAGCGGCTGCCGCCCCAGACCCTGAAGGCAGCCCTGCAGGCGGGCCAGCCGCTGGTGGCGGTGATCCCGGACGTGCTGGGCGCGGAGGATTTCATCGGCGAATCGGTCCGGCTGCGCCGGGAACTGGGCTGGGGAAGCGCGACATGA
- a CDS encoding V-type ATPase 116kDa subunit family protein: MRPVPAHWFEALVARDDMTHAMEQLARTGLIQLEPGVPARAEASLRDLQGLYQQYHELRQRDGGYWPDSDIRPGTHHGRPATTYARALEQLRSWREDNDRLIHTLEVRLREQTRYRHLLVWLKHLEGAATLDQTFDLGALHRIGPWLDYRLVLCPPECDVDFNSDDLLLLNAPVEPDLYRLVIGGRERMAQLDNQLLQTEVMQLSLPDWLSGRPPQAIAALEHRLDQTQQELRRLQAALEASHASAGLHTALGDIARLNWFMQHIEYHLESDHLAWVHGWTIAGSAGKLQQALADEGARGLVHFTPPPEGMEPPLTLRHTGWNRAFELFPRLLGMPGRDEFDPTALLAWVVPLLFGYMFGDVGQGLVILLAGVLLRRRVPQLTILIPAGISAMIFGLLYGSVFSIEGLIPALWLHPMQHPLLLLGIPLAGGALLLLIGLVLAGLQANWAGQRRRWWLGQAPVILLYLGLLLLFIAPPLAQVLLLGGLAAYLAGHARLAPARPLRAALLALAELVESLFQLIINTLSFARVGAFALAHAALSQAVMALMGITGSVIGTALVFLLGNLLILVLEGLVVSIQTTRLVLFEFFIRFLRSTGRGFVPLPAPGYGNAPAG, translated from the coding sequence ATGCGTCCGGTGCCCGCTCACTGGTTCGAGGCACTGGTGGCGCGCGATGACATGACGCACGCCATGGAGCAGCTTGCCCGCACCGGGCTGATCCAGCTCGAACCCGGCGTGCCCGCGCGCGCCGAAGCCTCGCTGCGCGACCTGCAGGGGCTGTACCAGCAGTACCACGAACTGCGGCAGCGCGACGGCGGCTACTGGCCGGACAGTGACATCCGCCCCGGCACCCACCACGGCCGCCCGGCCACGACCTATGCCCGCGCCCTGGAACAGCTGCGCAGCTGGCGCGAGGACAACGACCGTCTGATCCACACCCTGGAGGTGCGCCTGCGCGAGCAGACCCGGTATCGCCACCTGCTGGTCTGGCTGAAGCATCTCGAGGGCGCCGCCACACTCGATCAGACATTCGACTTGGGCGCGCTGCACCGCATCGGTCCCTGGCTGGACTACCGGCTGGTGCTGTGCCCGCCGGAATGTGACGTCGATTTCAACAGCGACGACCTGCTGCTGCTCAATGCCCCGGTCGAGCCGGACCTGTACCGGCTGGTGATCGGCGGCCGCGAACGTATGGCGCAACTCGACAACCAGCTGCTGCAGACCGAGGTGATGCAGCTCAGCCTGCCCGACTGGCTGAGCGGCCGGCCGCCGCAGGCCATCGCCGCGCTCGAGCACCGGCTGGATCAGACACAACAGGAGCTGCGCCGACTGCAGGCCGCACTGGAGGCCTCGCACGCCAGCGCCGGGCTGCACACCGCGTTGGGCGATATCGCCCGGCTGAACTGGTTCATGCAGCATATCGAATACCACCTGGAATCCGACCACCTCGCCTGGGTACACGGCTGGACCATCGCCGGCTCCGCCGGGAAACTGCAGCAGGCACTGGCAGATGAGGGCGCACGCGGCCTGGTGCACTTCACCCCGCCGCCAGAGGGCATGGAGCCGCCGCTGACATTGCGCCACACAGGCTGGAACCGCGCCTTCGAACTGTTCCCGCGTCTGCTGGGCATGCCCGGGCGTGACGAGTTCGATCCCACTGCCCTGCTGGCCTGGGTGGTCCCGCTACTGTTCGGTTATATGTTCGGTGACGTGGGTCAGGGACTGGTGATCCTGCTGGCCGGGGTACTGCTGCGTCGCCGCGTGCCGCAGCTGACCATTCTCATCCCGGCAGGAATCAGTGCCATGATCTTCGGCCTGCTCTACGGCAGTGTGTTCAGCATCGAGGGTCTGATCCCGGCACTGTGGCTGCATCCGATGCAGCACCCGCTGCTGCTCCTGGGTATTCCGCTGGCCGGGGGCGCGCTGCTGCTGCTCATCGGACTGGTGCTGGCCGGATTGCAGGCGAACTGGGCCGGCCAGCGGCGGCGCTGGTGGCTGGGCCAGGCGCCGGTGATCCTGCTGTATCTGGGTCTGCTGCTGCTGTTCATCGCGCCGCCGCTGGCCCAGGTGCTGCTGCTCGGCGGGCTCGCCGCCTATCTGGCCGGCCATGCCCGGCTGGCGCCGGCGCGGCCGCTGCGCGCCGCGCTGCTGGCGCTGGCCGAACTGGTGGAATCGCTGTTCCAGCTGATCATCAATACTTTGTCCTTCGCCCGCGTCGGCGCCTTCGCCCTGGCCCATGCCGCCCTGTCGCAGGCGGTGATGGCGCTGATGGGCATCACCGGCTCGGTCATCGGCACGGCACTGGTATTCCTGCTGGGCAACCTGCTGATCCTGGTGCTGGAGGGACTGGTGGTCTCGATCCAGACCACGCGTCTGGTGCTGTTCGAATTCTTCATCCGGTTCCTGCGCAGCACCGGGCGGGGCTTCGTGCCGCTGCCGGCGCCGGGTTATGGTAATGCCCCGGCCGGATGA
- a CDS encoding ATP synthase subunit C, producing MPRYRFALGMTAVTLVWAVLGSLLLWLPGLGLAETATAVAAGIDPEVRKWGYMAAALATGLSSLGAGFAVASVGSAAVGAIAEKPEVFGRTLIFVGLAEGIAIYGLIISILILNALTA from the coding sequence ATGCCACGTTATCGCTTCGCCCTCGGGATGACCGCCGTGACCCTGGTCTGGGCCGTGCTGGGTTCGCTGCTGCTGTGGCTGCCGGGCCTGGGCCTGGCCGAAACGGCAACCGCGGTAGCGGCCGGGATCGATCCGGAGGTCCGCAAGTGGGGCTACATGGCGGCAGCCCTGGCCACCGGCCTGTCGTCGCTGGGCGCCGGTTTCGCCGTGGCCTCGGTGGGCAGTGCCGCCGTTGGTGCCATCGCCGAGAAGCCCGAGGTGTTCGGACGCACCCTCATCTTCGTCGGCCTCGCGGAAGGCATCGCCATCTATGGCCTTATCATTTCCATTCTGATTCTCAATGCGTTGACGGCATGA
- a CDS encoding V-type ATP synthase subunit E family protein produces MTPDVQTSTEALRRLIRESAEAQCREIEQQTRVEARDLLRRSRREACERVHQTIEHERQQHARRLDHERAALESHDRQQLLEATRRTLGRAWQELEGMLAALWQAHECRSEWIRSLFEQALERLPPGHWRIEHPLPFPEEIDADWQRRLREYNGREPEWIARAGIRAGLRIRVGGVHLDATLDGLLADRTQLEARLLDHIERCMDIEAGGSPHG; encoded by the coding sequence ATGACGCCTGATGTGCAGACCAGCACCGAGGCGCTGCGCCGGCTGATCCGGGAGAGCGCCGAGGCCCAGTGCCGCGAGATTGAACAGCAGACCCGTGTCGAAGCCCGCGACCTGCTGCGCCGGTCCCGCCGCGAGGCATGCGAGCGGGTGCATCAGACGATCGAACACGAGCGTCAGCAGCACGCCCGGCGCCTGGACCACGAACGCGCCGCGCTGGAAAGCCATGACCGTCAGCAGCTGCTGGAGGCCACCCGCCGTACCCTGGGCCGCGCCTGGCAGGAACTTGAGGGCATGCTTGCTGCCCTGTGGCAGGCGCACGAATGCCGCAGCGAGTGGATCCGCAGCCTGTTCGAACAGGCCCTGGAACGCCTGCCGCCCGGGCACTGGCGCATCGAGCATCCGCTGCCCTTCCCGGAGGAGATCGATGCCGACTGGCAGCGGCGGCTGCGCGAGTACAACGGCCGGGAACCGGAGTGGATCGCCCGGGCCGGGATCCGCGCCGGCCTGCGCATCCGCGTCGGCGGCGTGCACCTGGATGCCACCCTGGACGGCCTGCTGGCCGACCGCACCCAGCTGGAGGCACGGCTGCTGGATCACATCGAGCGCTGCATGGACATCGAAGCGGGAGGCAGTCCCCATGGCTGA